In Agromyces sp. SYSU T00194, a genomic segment contains:
- a CDS encoding DUF1272 domain-containing protein: protein MLEIRPNCECCDRDLATDDANVFICTIECTWCGDCARRLDFTCPNCSGNLTERPVRPAAWLEKYPASTQRVFNAGCLATVGG from the coding sequence ATGCTGGAGATCCGACCGAACTGCGAGTGCTGCGACCGCGACCTCGCGACCGATGACGCGAACGTGTTCATCTGCACGATCGAGTGCACCTGGTGCGGCGACTGCGCGCGCCGGCTCGACTTCACCTGCCCGAACTGCAGCGGCAACTTGACCGAGCGCCCGGTCCGACCGGCGGCGTGGCTCGAGAAGTACCCCGCGTCGACGCAACGGGTGTTCAACGCCGGCTGCCTGGCCACGGTCGGCGGCTGA